The proteins below come from a single Falco rusticolus isolate bFalRus1 chromosome 8, bFalRus1.pri, whole genome shotgun sequence genomic window:
- the INSYN2B gene encoding protein INSYN2B, with product MTNEMGHKETCYLQSLNGDSMAQQSMKMRPVLLKRNSLDSADFMRQPHHRRTKSQQVRFKDDGVNAKTELDADPAQDIAFITGKPKIFRDHSALLHPSPSFPRAQKGLRNIAVQTSPSLRKHFPIFKKKKLTVSKSLTEMPSEPANSIQVNGSLSEKDIMSSDLCYLRITNHLEDGFRNSEVDGQLSQRPLKAQNNGPIYSDDFSVSEKTTVSTQVPEYIHMSFPKDGNVSTDAPDTTMNLNNSLHSATVINSNENNENGMLSSNSEKAYPCLSNSTNCSECNPHSDSCEADKSDSEPLVASKDASSKETTPLSPPSNHSSSPCFLRDYQQAGEHKTDSSCVTLTNDDHTIMSLTSSNASKSTLSCNTEIERNSTQSDVSQCNSCLEGFHIKSYLPRNEIKPQINKEISKINQIHLAHDELCALQGRLQSVEESLQSNQEKIKVLLNVIQDLEKSRALSEGRNFYHTGQDLNNCSTCQNTACIIYSVEYDFRQQEGRFHQILETLDHAEQNPASASPQKLPSDYPAPEKKELRRKSKKVKRKCFWWI from the exons ATGACAAATGAAATGGGTCATAAAGAAACATGTTACTTACAGAGTTTAAATGGTGATTCAATGGCCCAGCAAAGCATGAAAATGCGCCCAGTGCTATTGAAAAGGAACAGTTTGGATTCAGCTGATTTTATGAGACAGCCACACCACCGCAGGACCAAATCTCAGCAAGTTCGATTCAAGGATGATGGTGTGAACGCAAAGACAGAACTGGATGCTGATCCTGCCCAAGATATAGCATTCATAACTggaaaacccaaaatatttagGGATCACAGTGCTTTGCTACATCCATCTCCATCTTTTCCCAGGGCTCAGAAGGGGCTTCGGAATATTGCTGTACAAACATCTCCTAGCCTCAGGAAACACTTCCccatttttaagaagaaaaaactgacTGTAAGCAAATCATTAACAGAAATGCCAAGTGAGCCTGCAAATTCTATCCAAGTAAATGGcagcctttctgaaaaagaCATTATGTCTTCAGATCTCTGTTACTTAAGAATAACTAATCATTTGGAAGATGGATTTAGGAATAGCGAAGTGGATGGTCAGTTAAGTCAAAGACcattaaaagcacaaaacaatGGACCTATCTACTCAGATGATTTCTCAGTCTCAGAGAAGACAACTGTTTCTACACAGGTGCCTGAATACATACACATGAGTTTCCCAAAAGACGGCAACGTTTCCACTGATGCTCCAGACACAACCatgaatttaaataattcaCTGCATTCTGCTACTGTCATaaatagcaatgaaaataatgaaaacgGCATGCTGTCATCTAATTCTGAAAAAGCATACCCTTGCCTAAGCAATTCTACTAACTGCAGTGAATGTAATCCTCATTCTGACTCTTGTGAAGCAGATAAAAGTGATTCTGAGCCGCTTGTAGCCAGCAAAGATGCTAGCAGTAAGGAAACTACTCCATTATCACCTCCATCAAATCACAGTTCATCTCCTTGTTTCCTCAGAGACTATCAACAGGCAGGAGAGCACAAAACAGATTCCAGCTGTGTAACATTAACAAATGATGATCACACAATAATGTCATTGACCAGCAGTAATGCATCAAAATCTACTCTGTCATGTAATACTGAAATCGAGAGAAATTCTACCCAGTCAGATGTTTCCCAGTGTAACAGCTGTTTAGAAGGATTTCACATAAAGTCTTATCTGCcaaggaatgaaataaaaccacaaatcAACAAAGAGattagcaaaataaatcaaattcaTTTGGCACATGATGAACTCTGTGCCCTACAAGGCAGGCTGCAGTCTGTAGAGGAATCCTTGCAATCGAACCAGGAGAAGATTAAAGTCCTTTTGAATGTAATCCAAGACCTGGAAAAATCCCGAGCCCTCAGTGAAGG GCGTAACTTCTATCACACCGGTCAAGACCTCAACAACTGCAGCACCTGTCAGAACACAGCATGTATCATATACAG TGTAGAATACGACTTCAGACAACAAGAAGGAAGATTTCATCAGATTTTGGAAACACTGGATCATGCAGAGCAAAATCCAGCTTCAGCTTCACCTCAGAAGCTACCATCTGATTATCCAGCTCCCGAGAAAAAGGagttaagaagaaaatcaaaaaaggtgaaaagaaaatgcttctggtGGATTTGA